A region from the Tigriopus californicus strain San Diego chromosome 9, Tcal_SD_v2.1, whole genome shotgun sequence genome encodes:
- the LOC131886129 gene encoding rab11 family-interacting protein 1-like isoform X4, giving the protein MWSPTHVQVLVKRARGLILKGKNGTNDAFVTIALGKEKYQTSVKEKAADPVEWCEQCEFLLPNKMIPAQGNTAEVVLTVLHRNFLGVDEFLGLVNIPLRDFDVYERPKTKWYSLKCKPGQTKADYRGDLEVRTSFTVKSVNDKPDRELGSTADLKSSKKDKHKGSLQSLNKAANTIGGSLLSLGTKEKKNLKKFAKTVGSKVDKMGEKAKKTLSKTNLNRDDQPSALPNKLNMSDLDAPFSASFKTDFSRSGSDRRNRDPGVESDDEDDMFKFDALSHRSSGSSLNVGNLGLVSKTSTPNSASMENVNGVSTLSPTSNDLYRKSFGTPNSNRKDTVSPLSTPTTSRSILMQGPAKSLRSSGPEPVLDEWEAKLLGKKGVPYQGSSRPTSHDAMSLVSQGSQNSFSAIGDKSSTLPHDSSNRSRALTPPQVIIQVETPSGRKKIIPVGSDFESSPSPESPRSTFETPNVSRNSSSVSKNESHHSVSRNSSSVSKSTPDPGPDSLDEEKKRKSIGLKVKTGYKSLVDAGRTGSLFNLNQLGKGLKDKEEKKNQAKVAQKDFRKSTDSIGGHSRNHSDGSSNSGFPPSGTRVVLGRETTPTPQSQYADLHSKLPREVTTKFDGTSRDGLIEMVLDLQAKLAHSEKKQSELEDYIDTLLMKVIQSAPDLLQKNNIMEKKYGRIVTGYGWNGM; this is encoded by the exons ATGTGGAGTCCAACGCACGTTCAAGTCCTAG TGAAGCGAGCCCGAGGCCTGATCTTGAAAGGGAAAAATGGCACGAACGATGCCTTCGTCACGATCGCATTGGGCAAGGAGAAGTATCAGACATCGGTCAAGGAAAAAGCGGCGGATCCCGTGGAGTGGTGTGAACAGTGTGAATT cCTCCTGCCCAACAA GATGATCCCAGCCCAAGGAAACACAGCGGAAGTTGTACTGACTGTCTTGCACCGGAATTTCCTGGGTGTTGATGAATTCCTGGGCCTGGTTAACATTCCACTCAGGGATTTTGATGTCTACGAAAGACCTAAGACGAA ATGGTATTCCTTGAAATGTAAACCGGGTCAAACGAAGGCTGATTATCGGGGAGATTTGGAGGTTCGCACCTCGTTTACGGTGAAATCTGTAAACGACAAACCAGACCGTGAATTGGGTTCCACAGCGGATTTGAAATCATCCAAGAAAGACAAGCACAAAGGCTCTTTGCAGTCCTTGAACAAAGCAGCCAACACAATTGGAGGATCATTGCTCTCCTTGGGCACCAAG GAGAAGAAGAACttgaagaaatttgccaaaaccGTCGGAAGTAAAGTGGACAAAATGGGcgagaaggccaagaagaccTTGTCCAAGACCAATTTGAATCGCGATGACCAGCCCTCGGCCCTGCCCAACAAGCTCAATATGTCGGATTTGGATGCCCCGTTCAGTGCCTCGTTCAAAACGGATTTCAGCCGATCAGGATCGGATCGTCGAAACCGGGATCCCGGGGTAGAgagtgatgatgaagatgacatGTTCAAG TTTGATGCCTTATCCCATCGGAGCTCGGGGAGTTCCCTCAATGTGGGTAATTTGGGCTTGGTGAGCAAGACGTCCACCCCTAATAGTGCTTCCATGGAGAATGTGAATGGTGTCTCCACTTTATCCCCGACCTCGAACGACTTGTACCGAAAGTCATTTGGCACCCCCAATAGTAATCGAAAGGATACTGTCAGCCCATTGTCCACGCCCACAACTTCTCGCAGTATCCTCATGCAAGGACCTGCCAAATCGCTTCGGAGCAGCGGGCCTGAGCCCGTTTTGGACGAATGGGAGGCCAAGCTTTTAGGCAAGAAAGGAG TGCCTTATCAGGGCTCGTCCAGACCCACCAGTCATGATGCCATGTCTTTAGTGTCACAAGGCTCTCAGAATTCGTTCTCAGCCATTGGAGACAAATCGTCCACTTTGCCTCATGATTCTTCGAACCGATCCCGAGCTTTAACCCCTCCTCAG GTCATAATACAAGTT GAAACTCCCTCGGGTCGGAAGAAAATCATCCCAGTGGGTTCTGACTTTGAAAGCAGTCCCAGTCCGGAATCGCCCAGAAGCACCTTTGAGACCCCCAACGTGTCTCGAAATAGCAGTTCCGTGTCCAAAAACGAGTCACATCATAGCGTATCCCGAAATAGCAGTTCCGTGTCGAAATCGACCCCCGATCCAGGACCCGACTCATTGGACgaagaaaagaaacgaaaatctATCGGCCTCAAGGTCAAAACCGGCTACA AGAGCTTGGTGGATGCCGGTCGAACGGGCAGCCTCTTTAATCTCAACCAATTGGGAAAAG GCCTTAAAgacaaagaggaaaagaagaatcAAGCTAAAGTGGCCCAAAAGGATTTCCGAAAGTCAACGGACTCGATTGGTGGTCACTCTCGAAACCATAGCGATGGCTCCAGTAACTCAGGATTTCCACCCAGTGGAACCAGGGTGGTTTTGGGCCGGGAAACCACGCCCACTCCTCAGTCTCAGTACGCTGATCTTCACTCCAAGCTACCAAGAGAGGTCACCACGAAGTTCGATGGAACTTCCAGAGAT GGATTAATCGAAATGGTTCTTGACCTTCAAGCCAAATTGGCTCACTCGGAGAAGAAACAAAGCGAACTCGAAGATTATATCGACACATTGTTGATGAAGGTGATTCAAAGTGCCCCGGATCTGCTTCAGAAGAACAACatcatggaaaagaaataCGGACGAATTGTTAC TGGTTATGGCTGGAATGGGATgtaa
- the LOC131886129 gene encoding rab11 family-interacting protein 1-like isoform X3, protein MWSPTHVQVLVKRARGLILKGKNGTNDAFVTIALGKEKYQTSVKEKAADPVEWCEQCEFLLPNKMIPAQGNTAEVVLTVLHRNFLGVDEFLGLVNIPLRDFDVYERPKTKWYSLKCKPGQTKADYRGDLEVRTSFTVKSVNDKPDRELGSTADLKSSKKDKHKGSLQSLNKAANTIGGSLLSLGTKEKKNLKKFAKTVGSKVDKMGEKAKKTLSKTNLNRDDQPSALPNKLNMSDLDAPFSASFKTDFSRSGSDRRNRDPGVESDDEDDMFKFDALSHRSSGSSLNVGNLGLVSKTSTPNSASMENVNGVSTLSPTSNDLYRKSFGTPNSNRKDTVSPLSTPTTSRSILMQGPAKSLRSSGPEPVLDEWEAKLLGKKGVPYQGSSRPTSHDAMSLVSQGSQNSFSAIGDKSSTLPHDSSNRSRALTPPQETPSGRKKIIPVGSDFESSPSPESPRSTFETPNVSRNSSSVSKNESHHSVSRNSSSVSKSTPDPGPDSLDEEKKRKSIGLKVKTGYKSLVDAGRTGSLFNLNQLGKGLKDKEEKKNQAKVAQKDFRKSTDSIGGHSRNHSDGSSNSGFPPSGTRVVLGRETTPTPQSQYADLHSKLPREVTTKFDGTSRDGLIEMVLDLQAKLAHSEKKQSELEDYIDTLLMKVIQSAPDLLQKNNIMEKKYGRIVTESESGEGVPFDASECRII, encoded by the exons ATGTGGAGTCCAACGCACGTTCAAGTCCTAG TGAAGCGAGCCCGAGGCCTGATCTTGAAAGGGAAAAATGGCACGAACGATGCCTTCGTCACGATCGCATTGGGCAAGGAGAAGTATCAGACATCGGTCAAGGAAAAAGCGGCGGATCCCGTGGAGTGGTGTGAACAGTGTGAATT cCTCCTGCCCAACAA GATGATCCCAGCCCAAGGAAACACAGCGGAAGTTGTACTGACTGTCTTGCACCGGAATTTCCTGGGTGTTGATGAATTCCTGGGCCTGGTTAACATTCCACTCAGGGATTTTGATGTCTACGAAAGACCTAAGACGAA ATGGTATTCCTTGAAATGTAAACCGGGTCAAACGAAGGCTGATTATCGGGGAGATTTGGAGGTTCGCACCTCGTTTACGGTGAAATCTGTAAACGACAAACCAGACCGTGAATTGGGTTCCACAGCGGATTTGAAATCATCCAAGAAAGACAAGCACAAAGGCTCTTTGCAGTCCTTGAACAAAGCAGCCAACACAATTGGAGGATCATTGCTCTCCTTGGGCACCAAG GAGAAGAAGAACttgaagaaatttgccaaaaccGTCGGAAGTAAAGTGGACAAAATGGGcgagaaggccaagaagaccTTGTCCAAGACCAATTTGAATCGCGATGACCAGCCCTCGGCCCTGCCCAACAAGCTCAATATGTCGGATTTGGATGCCCCGTTCAGTGCCTCGTTCAAAACGGATTTCAGCCGATCAGGATCGGATCGTCGAAACCGGGATCCCGGGGTAGAgagtgatgatgaagatgacatGTTCAAG TTTGATGCCTTATCCCATCGGAGCTCGGGGAGTTCCCTCAATGTGGGTAATTTGGGCTTGGTGAGCAAGACGTCCACCCCTAATAGTGCTTCCATGGAGAATGTGAATGGTGTCTCCACTTTATCCCCGACCTCGAACGACTTGTACCGAAAGTCATTTGGCACCCCCAATAGTAATCGAAAGGATACTGTCAGCCCATTGTCCACGCCCACAACTTCTCGCAGTATCCTCATGCAAGGACCTGCCAAATCGCTTCGGAGCAGCGGGCCTGAGCCCGTTTTGGACGAATGGGAGGCCAAGCTTTTAGGCAAGAAAGGAG TGCCTTATCAGGGCTCGTCCAGACCCACCAGTCATGATGCCATGTCTTTAGTGTCACAAGGCTCTCAGAATTCGTTCTCAGCCATTGGAGACAAATCGTCCACTTTGCCTCATGATTCTTCGAACCGATCCCGAGCTTTAACCCCTCCTCAG GAAACTCCCTCGGGTCGGAAGAAAATCATCCCAGTGGGTTCTGACTTTGAAAGCAGTCCCAGTCCGGAATCGCCCAGAAGCACCTTTGAGACCCCCAACGTGTCTCGAAATAGCAGTTCCGTGTCCAAAAACGAGTCACATCATAGCGTATCCCGAAATAGCAGTTCCGTGTCGAAATCGACCCCCGATCCAGGACCCGACTCATTGGACgaagaaaagaaacgaaaatctATCGGCCTCAAGGTCAAAACCGGCTACA AGAGCTTGGTGGATGCCGGTCGAACGGGCAGCCTCTTTAATCTCAACCAATTGGGAAAAG GCCTTAAAgacaaagaggaaaagaagaatcAAGCTAAAGTGGCCCAAAAGGATTTCCGAAAGTCAACGGACTCGATTGGTGGTCACTCTCGAAACCATAGCGATGGCTCCAGTAACTCAGGATTTCCACCCAGTGGAACCAGGGTGGTTTTGGGCCGGGAAACCACGCCCACTCCTCAGTCTCAGTACGCTGATCTTCACTCCAAGCTACCAAGAGAGGTCACCACGAAGTTCGATGGAACTTCCAGAGAT GGATTAATCGAAATGGTTCTTGACCTTCAAGCCAAATTGGCTCACTCGGAGAAGAAACAAAGCGAACTCGAAGATTATATCGACACATTGTTGATGAAGGTGATTCAAAGTGCCCCGGATCTGCTTCAGAAGAACAACatcatggaaaagaaataCGGACGAATTGTTAC
- the LOC131886129 gene encoding uncharacterized protein LOC131886129 isoform X7, whose protein sequence is MVVKRISFDENDDEFMRDLLQSSEPLPCLTRDRPKSMKRRPSRFDEKKNLKKFAKTVGSKVDKMGEKAKKTLSKTNLNRDDQPSALPNKLNMSDLDAPFSASFKTDFSRSGSDRRNRDPGVESDDEDDMFKFDALSHRSSGSSLNVGNLGLVSKTSTPNSASMENVNGVSTLSPTSNDLYRKSFGTPNSNRKDTVSPLSTPTTSRSILMQGPAKSLRSSGPEPVLDEWEAKLLGKKGVPYQGSSRPTSHDAMSLVSQGSQNSFSAIGDKSSTLPHDSSNRSRALTPPQVIIQVETPSGRKKIIPVGSDFESSPSPESPRSTFETPNVSRNSSSVSKNESHHSVSRNSSSVSKSTPDPGPDSLDEEKKRKSIGLKVKTGYKSLVDAGRTGSLFNLNQLGKGLKDKEEKKNQAKVAQKDFRKSTDSIGGHSRNHSDGSSNSGFPPSGTRVVLGRETTPTPQSQYADLHSKLPREVTTKFDGTSRDGLIEMVLDLQAKLAHSEKKQSELEDYIDTLLMKVIQSAPDLLQKNNIMEKKYGRIVTESESGEGVPFDASECRII, encoded by the exons ATGGTGGTGAAACGAATCAGTTTCGATGAAAATGACGACGAGTTTATGCGTGACCTTTTGCAAAGCAGTGAGCCTTTGCCCTGTCTCACCCGAGATCGGCCCAAATCCATGAAAAGGCGACCTTCTCGATTCGAT GAGAAGAAGAACttgaagaaatttgccaaaaccGTCGGAAGTAAAGTGGACAAAATGGGcgagaaggccaagaagaccTTGTCCAAGACCAATTTGAATCGCGATGACCAGCCCTCGGCCCTGCCCAACAAGCTCAATATGTCGGATTTGGATGCCCCGTTCAGTGCCTCGTTCAAAACGGATTTCAGCCGATCAGGATCGGATCGTCGAAACCGGGATCCCGGGGTAGAgagtgatgatgaagatgacatGTTCAAG TTTGATGCCTTATCCCATCGGAGCTCGGGGAGTTCCCTCAATGTGGGTAATTTGGGCTTGGTGAGCAAGACGTCCACCCCTAATAGTGCTTCCATGGAGAATGTGAATGGTGTCTCCACTTTATCCCCGACCTCGAACGACTTGTACCGAAAGTCATTTGGCACCCCCAATAGTAATCGAAAGGATACTGTCAGCCCATTGTCCACGCCCACAACTTCTCGCAGTATCCTCATGCAAGGACCTGCCAAATCGCTTCGGAGCAGCGGGCCTGAGCCCGTTTTGGACGAATGGGAGGCCAAGCTTTTAGGCAAGAAAGGAG TGCCTTATCAGGGCTCGTCCAGACCCACCAGTCATGATGCCATGTCTTTAGTGTCACAAGGCTCTCAGAATTCGTTCTCAGCCATTGGAGACAAATCGTCCACTTTGCCTCATGATTCTTCGAACCGATCCCGAGCTTTAACCCCTCCTCAG GTCATAATACAAGTT GAAACTCCCTCGGGTCGGAAGAAAATCATCCCAGTGGGTTCTGACTTTGAAAGCAGTCCCAGTCCGGAATCGCCCAGAAGCACCTTTGAGACCCCCAACGTGTCTCGAAATAGCAGTTCCGTGTCCAAAAACGAGTCACATCATAGCGTATCCCGAAATAGCAGTTCCGTGTCGAAATCGACCCCCGATCCAGGACCCGACTCATTGGACgaagaaaagaaacgaaaatctATCGGCCTCAAGGTCAAAACCGGCTACA AGAGCTTGGTGGATGCCGGTCGAACGGGCAGCCTCTTTAATCTCAACCAATTGGGAAAAG GCCTTAAAgacaaagaggaaaagaagaatcAAGCTAAAGTGGCCCAAAAGGATTTCCGAAAGTCAACGGACTCGATTGGTGGTCACTCTCGAAACCATAGCGATGGCTCCAGTAACTCAGGATTTCCACCCAGTGGAACCAGGGTGGTTTTGGGCCGGGAAACCACGCCCACTCCTCAGTCTCAGTACGCTGATCTTCACTCCAAGCTACCAAGAGAGGTCACCACGAAGTTCGATGGAACTTCCAGAGAT GGATTAATCGAAATGGTTCTTGACCTTCAAGCCAAATTGGCTCACTCGGAGAAGAAACAAAGCGAACTCGAAGATTATATCGACACATTGTTGATGAAGGTGATTCAAAGTGCCCCGGATCTGCTTCAGAAGAACAACatcatggaaaagaaataCGGACGAATTGTTAC
- the LOC131886129 gene encoding rab11 family-interacting protein 1-like isoform X6 has protein sequence MWSPTHVQVLVKRARGLILKGKNGTNDAFVTIALGKEKYQTSVKEKAADPVEWCEQCEFLLPNKMIPAQGNTAEVVLTVLHRNFLGVDEFLGLVNIPLRDFDVYERPKTKWYSLKCKPGQTKADYRGDLEVRTSFTVKSVNDKPDRELGSTADLKSSKKDKHKGSLQSLNKAANTIGGSLLSLGTKEKKNLKKFAKTVGSKVDKMGEKAKKTLSKTNLNRDDQPSALPNKLNMSDLDAPFSASFKTDFSRSGSDRRNRDPGVESDDEDDMFKFDALSHRSSGSSLNVGNLGLVSKTSTPNSASMENVNGVSTLSPTSNDLYRKSFGTPNSNRKDTVSPLSTPTTSRSILMQGPAKSLRSSGPEPVLDEWEAKLLGKKGVPYQGSSRPTSHDAMSLVSQGSQNSFSAIGDKSSTLPHDSSNRSRALTPPQVIIQVETPSGRKKIIPVGSDFESSPSPESPRSTFETPNVSRNSSSVSKNESHHSVSRNSSSVSKSTPDPGPDSLDEEKKRKSIGLKVKTGYSLKDKEEKKNQAKVAQKDFRKSTDSIGGHSRNHSDGSSNSGFPPSGTRVVLGRETTPTPQSQYADLHSKLPREVTTKFDGTSRDGLIEMVLDLQAKLAHSEKKQSELEDYIDTLLMKVIQSAPDLLQKNNIMEKKYGRIVTESESGEGVPFDASECRII, from the exons ATGTGGAGTCCAACGCACGTTCAAGTCCTAG TGAAGCGAGCCCGAGGCCTGATCTTGAAAGGGAAAAATGGCACGAACGATGCCTTCGTCACGATCGCATTGGGCAAGGAGAAGTATCAGACATCGGTCAAGGAAAAAGCGGCGGATCCCGTGGAGTGGTGTGAACAGTGTGAATT cCTCCTGCCCAACAA GATGATCCCAGCCCAAGGAAACACAGCGGAAGTTGTACTGACTGTCTTGCACCGGAATTTCCTGGGTGTTGATGAATTCCTGGGCCTGGTTAACATTCCACTCAGGGATTTTGATGTCTACGAAAGACCTAAGACGAA ATGGTATTCCTTGAAATGTAAACCGGGTCAAACGAAGGCTGATTATCGGGGAGATTTGGAGGTTCGCACCTCGTTTACGGTGAAATCTGTAAACGACAAACCAGACCGTGAATTGGGTTCCACAGCGGATTTGAAATCATCCAAGAAAGACAAGCACAAAGGCTCTTTGCAGTCCTTGAACAAAGCAGCCAACACAATTGGAGGATCATTGCTCTCCTTGGGCACCAAG GAGAAGAAGAACttgaagaaatttgccaaaaccGTCGGAAGTAAAGTGGACAAAATGGGcgagaaggccaagaagaccTTGTCCAAGACCAATTTGAATCGCGATGACCAGCCCTCGGCCCTGCCCAACAAGCTCAATATGTCGGATTTGGATGCCCCGTTCAGTGCCTCGTTCAAAACGGATTTCAGCCGATCAGGATCGGATCGTCGAAACCGGGATCCCGGGGTAGAgagtgatgatgaagatgacatGTTCAAG TTTGATGCCTTATCCCATCGGAGCTCGGGGAGTTCCCTCAATGTGGGTAATTTGGGCTTGGTGAGCAAGACGTCCACCCCTAATAGTGCTTCCATGGAGAATGTGAATGGTGTCTCCACTTTATCCCCGACCTCGAACGACTTGTACCGAAAGTCATTTGGCACCCCCAATAGTAATCGAAAGGATACTGTCAGCCCATTGTCCACGCCCACAACTTCTCGCAGTATCCTCATGCAAGGACCTGCCAAATCGCTTCGGAGCAGCGGGCCTGAGCCCGTTTTGGACGAATGGGAGGCCAAGCTTTTAGGCAAGAAAGGAG TGCCTTATCAGGGCTCGTCCAGACCCACCAGTCATGATGCCATGTCTTTAGTGTCACAAGGCTCTCAGAATTCGTTCTCAGCCATTGGAGACAAATCGTCCACTTTGCCTCATGATTCTTCGAACCGATCCCGAGCTTTAACCCCTCCTCAG GTCATAATACAAGTT GAAACTCCCTCGGGTCGGAAGAAAATCATCCCAGTGGGTTCTGACTTTGAAAGCAGTCCCAGTCCGGAATCGCCCAGAAGCACCTTTGAGACCCCCAACGTGTCTCGAAATAGCAGTTCCGTGTCCAAAAACGAGTCACATCATAGCGTATCCCGAAATAGCAGTTCCGTGTCGAAATCGACCCCCGATCCAGGACCCGACTCATTGGACgaagaaaagaaacgaaaatctATCGGCCTCAAGGTCAAAACCGGCTACA GCCTTAAAgacaaagaggaaaagaagaatcAAGCTAAAGTGGCCCAAAAGGATTTCCGAAAGTCAACGGACTCGATTGGTGGTCACTCTCGAAACCATAGCGATGGCTCCAGTAACTCAGGATTTCCACCCAGTGGAACCAGGGTGGTTTTGGGCCGGGAAACCACGCCCACTCCTCAGTCTCAGTACGCTGATCTTCACTCCAAGCTACCAAGAGAGGTCACCACGAAGTTCGATGGAACTTCCAGAGAT GGATTAATCGAAATGGTTCTTGACCTTCAAGCCAAATTGGCTCACTCGGAGAAGAAACAAAGCGAACTCGAAGATTATATCGACACATTGTTGATGAAGGTGATTCAAAGTGCCCCGGATCTGCTTCAGAAGAACAACatcatggaaaagaaataCGGACGAATTGTTAC
- the LOC131886129 gene encoding rab11 family-interacting protein 1-like isoform X5: MWSPTHVQVLVKRARGLILKGKNGTNDAFVTIALGKEKYQTSVKEKAADPVEWCEQCEFLLPNKMIPAQGNTAEVVLTVLHRNFLGVDEFLGLVNIPLRDFDVYERPKTKWYSLKCKPGQTKADYRGDLEVRTSFTVKSVNDKPDRELGSTADLKSSKKDKHKGSLQSLNKAANTIGGSLLSLGTKEKKNLKKFAKTVGSKVDKMGEKAKKTLSKTNLNRDDQPSALPNKLNMSDLDAPFSASFKTDFSRSGSDRRNRDPGFDALSHRSSGSSLNVGNLGLVSKTSTPNSASMENVNGVSTLSPTSNDLYRKSFGTPNSNRKDTVSPLSTPTTSRSILMQGPAKSLRSSGPEPVLDEWEAKLLGKKGVPYQGSSRPTSHDAMSLVSQGSQNSFSAIGDKSSTLPHDSSNRSRALTPPQVIIQVETPSGRKKIIPVGSDFESSPSPESPRSTFETPNVSRNSSSVSKNESHHSVSRNSSSVSKSTPDPGPDSLDEEKKRKSIGLKVKTGYKSLVDAGRTGSLFNLNQLGKGLKDKEEKKNQAKVAQKDFRKSTDSIGGHSRNHSDGSSNSGFPPSGTRVVLGRETTPTPQSQYADLHSKLPREVTTKFDGTSRDGLIEMVLDLQAKLAHSEKKQSELEDYIDTLLMKVIQSAPDLLQKNNIMEKKYGRIVTESESGEGVPFDASECRII, encoded by the exons ATGTGGAGTCCAACGCACGTTCAAGTCCTAG TGAAGCGAGCCCGAGGCCTGATCTTGAAAGGGAAAAATGGCACGAACGATGCCTTCGTCACGATCGCATTGGGCAAGGAGAAGTATCAGACATCGGTCAAGGAAAAAGCGGCGGATCCCGTGGAGTGGTGTGAACAGTGTGAATT cCTCCTGCCCAACAA GATGATCCCAGCCCAAGGAAACACAGCGGAAGTTGTACTGACTGTCTTGCACCGGAATTTCCTGGGTGTTGATGAATTCCTGGGCCTGGTTAACATTCCACTCAGGGATTTTGATGTCTACGAAAGACCTAAGACGAA ATGGTATTCCTTGAAATGTAAACCGGGTCAAACGAAGGCTGATTATCGGGGAGATTTGGAGGTTCGCACCTCGTTTACGGTGAAATCTGTAAACGACAAACCAGACCGTGAATTGGGTTCCACAGCGGATTTGAAATCATCCAAGAAAGACAAGCACAAAGGCTCTTTGCAGTCCTTGAACAAAGCAGCCAACACAATTGGAGGATCATTGCTCTCCTTGGGCACCAAG GAGAAGAAGAACttgaagaaatttgccaaaaccGTCGGAAGTAAAGTGGACAAAATGGGcgagaaggccaagaagaccTTGTCCAAGACCAATTTGAATCGCGATGACCAGCCCTCGGCCCTGCCCAACAAGCTCAATATGTCGGATTTGGATGCCCCGTTCAGTGCCTCGTTCAAAACGGATTTCAGCCGATCAGGATCGGATCGTCGAAACCGGGATCCCGGG TTTGATGCCTTATCCCATCGGAGCTCGGGGAGTTCCCTCAATGTGGGTAATTTGGGCTTGGTGAGCAAGACGTCCACCCCTAATAGTGCTTCCATGGAGAATGTGAATGGTGTCTCCACTTTATCCCCGACCTCGAACGACTTGTACCGAAAGTCATTTGGCACCCCCAATAGTAATCGAAAGGATACTGTCAGCCCATTGTCCACGCCCACAACTTCTCGCAGTATCCTCATGCAAGGACCTGCCAAATCGCTTCGGAGCAGCGGGCCTGAGCCCGTTTTGGACGAATGGGAGGCCAAGCTTTTAGGCAAGAAAGGAG TGCCTTATCAGGGCTCGTCCAGACCCACCAGTCATGATGCCATGTCTTTAGTGTCACAAGGCTCTCAGAATTCGTTCTCAGCCATTGGAGACAAATCGTCCACTTTGCCTCATGATTCTTCGAACCGATCCCGAGCTTTAACCCCTCCTCAG GTCATAATACAAGTT GAAACTCCCTCGGGTCGGAAGAAAATCATCCCAGTGGGTTCTGACTTTGAAAGCAGTCCCAGTCCGGAATCGCCCAGAAGCACCTTTGAGACCCCCAACGTGTCTCGAAATAGCAGTTCCGTGTCCAAAAACGAGTCACATCATAGCGTATCCCGAAATAGCAGTTCCGTGTCGAAATCGACCCCCGATCCAGGACCCGACTCATTGGACgaagaaaagaaacgaaaatctATCGGCCTCAAGGTCAAAACCGGCTACA AGAGCTTGGTGGATGCCGGTCGAACGGGCAGCCTCTTTAATCTCAACCAATTGGGAAAAG GCCTTAAAgacaaagaggaaaagaagaatcAAGCTAAAGTGGCCCAAAAGGATTTCCGAAAGTCAACGGACTCGATTGGTGGTCACTCTCGAAACCATAGCGATGGCTCCAGTAACTCAGGATTTCCACCCAGTGGAACCAGGGTGGTTTTGGGCCGGGAAACCACGCCCACTCCTCAGTCTCAGTACGCTGATCTTCACTCCAAGCTACCAAGAGAGGTCACCACGAAGTTCGATGGAACTTCCAGAGAT GGATTAATCGAAATGGTTCTTGACCTTCAAGCCAAATTGGCTCACTCGGAGAAGAAACAAAGCGAACTCGAAGATTATATCGACACATTGTTGATGAAGGTGATTCAAAGTGCCCCGGATCTGCTTCAGAAGAACAACatcatggaaaagaaataCGGACGAATTGTTAC